From the Candidatus Bathyarchaeota archaeon genome, one window contains:
- a CDS encoding TrpB-like pyridoxal phosphate-dependent enzyme — MPTRKIFLPEDDVPKQWYNITPDLPKPLPPFIDPNTKEPGVGIVPRIFPKAILEQELSKERWIDIPEEVREVYKLWRPSPLFRAVNLEKALKTPAKIYYKYEGVSPAGSHKPNTAVPQAYYNMKEGTKRLTTETGAGQWGSALSFAAMMFGLKATVYMVRASYDQKPYRKMMMHAFGGECFASPSMQTEAGRKILAEDPDNKGSLGIAISEAVEDALVHENEAKYTIGSVFNHVLLHQTVEGLEAKKQLELVDDYPDVIYGCIGGGSSYSGVIWPFYYDKITKKAPKETQFVATEPTACPKVTKGQYQYDHGDTARITPLVPMHSLGHDFMPAPIHAGGLRYHGIAPTISILNQTGHMQTQAYNQIEVFDAAKLFIQTEGIIPAPEPSHAIKAAIDEAVRCKQTGEEKTILFVLCGHGHFDMQAYEEYFNGNLQPYEYPTEKVAQSMDKLHELYPWLDKVNKQFIGCEAQ; from the coding sequence ATGCCCACCCGAAAAATATTCCTCCCTGAAGATGACGTACCAAAACAATGGTACAACATAACCCCTGACCTCCCCAAACCCCTCCCCCCATTCATTGACCCCAACACCAAAGAACCAGGCGTTGGCATCGTTCCACGAATTTTCCCCAAAGCTATCCTTGAGCAGGAACTAAGCAAGGAACGATGGATAGACATCCCCGAGGAAGTTCGCGAAGTATACAAGCTCTGGAGGCCTTCACCTCTTTTCCGAGCCGTAAACCTCGAAAAAGCCCTTAAAACCCCCGCCAAAATCTACTACAAATACGAAGGCGTAAGCCCCGCAGGCAGCCACAAACCCAACACCGCCGTCCCCCAAGCTTATTATAACATGAAAGAAGGCACCAAACGCTTAACCACCGAAACAGGCGCAGGACAATGGGGCTCAGCACTCTCCTTTGCCGCCATGATGTTTGGCTTAAAAGCCACAGTTTACATGGTACGCGCAAGCTACGACCAAAAACCGTACCGCAAGATGATGATGCACGCTTTTGGAGGCGAATGCTTTGCCAGCCCCAGCATGCAAACCGAAGCAGGCAGGAAAATCCTTGCCGAAGACCCCGACAATAAAGGCAGCCTTGGCATAGCCATTAGCGAAGCCGTCGAAGACGCCCTAGTTCATGAAAACGAAGCCAAATACACAATCGGCAGCGTCTTCAACCACGTTTTGCTCCACCAAACCGTAGAAGGCCTAGAAGCCAAAAAACAGCTCGAACTCGTCGACGATTACCCCGACGTAATCTACGGATGCATCGGCGGAGGCAGCAGCTACTCAGGCGTGATTTGGCCCTTCTACTACGACAAAATCACCAAGAAAGCCCCCAAAGAAACCCAGTTCGTCGCCACCGAACCCACCGCATGCCCAAAAGTTACCAAAGGACAGTACCAGTACGACCATGGTGACACCGCCCGCATCACCCCGCTAGTTCCCATGCATAGTCTTGGACACGACTTCATGCCTGCCCCCATCCACGCAGGCGGATTGCGCTACCACGGCATTGCCCCCACAATTAGCATCCTAAACCAAACAGGCCACATGCAAACCCAAGCCTACAACCAAATCGAAGTCTTCGACGCAGCCAAACTCTTCATCCAAACCGAAGGCATCATCCCCGCCCCCGAGCCCTCACACGCCATAAAAGCCGCCATAGACGAAGCCGTCCGATGCAAACAAACAGGCGAAGAAAAAACCATACTCTTCGTACTCTGCGGACACGGGCACTTCGACATGCAAGCCTACGAAGAATACTTCAACGGCAATCTACAACCCTACGAATACCCCACCGAAAAAGTCGCCCAATCTATGGACAAACTCCACGAACTCTACCCCTGGCTCGACAAAGTCAACAAACAATTCATCGGCTGCGAAGCCCAATAA
- a CDS encoding ATP-NAD kinase family protein — protein sequence MEKNKASNANTQKLSVKRLGVIVNPVAGMGGPVGLKGTDGAEILERALALGAKPVAPLKAKAFFSELSAVKSGLDLLVGAGDMGESEARACGFECTVLGKPKVSTVPEDTCEVAQRMLKEGVDFLVFCGGDGTARNVLSVVGLQVPVLGVPTGVKMHSAVFALTPVAAARVVARFLWRGLPLHEAEVMDVDEAVFREGRVSAHLYGYVLAPYEPHLIQTNKLASPMTESELENQAALALYIIENMQPNTLYIICPGTTTRTIADLLDQKKTLLGVDLFVNKKIVAKDVTETQLLDALRGAEAVQVVVTPIGGQGFVFGRGNQQISPRVLRGVGLDNVVVVATESKLRGLKSLKVDTGDAALDAELRARKMRVISDYGVVRQLHVE from the coding sequence ATGGAAAAAAACAAAGCCAGCAACGCAAACACCCAGAAACTTTCCGTAAAACGGTTGGGCGTTATCGTGAACCCCGTTGCAGGTATGGGGGGTCCTGTGGGGCTTAAGGGTACTGATGGTGCGGAGATTTTGGAGCGGGCGTTGGCGTTGGGGGCTAAGCCTGTGGCTCCGTTGAAGGCAAAAGCGTTTTTTTCCGAGTTGTCTGCTGTGAAATCGGGTTTGGATTTGCTGGTGGGTGCTGGCGATATGGGTGAATCTGAAGCCCGCGCGTGTGGGTTTGAATGCACTGTACTTGGCAAACCAAAAGTGTCGACTGTGCCTGAGGATACCTGCGAGGTTGCCCAGCGTATGCTCAAGGAAGGTGTGGATTTTCTGGTTTTCTGCGGCGGTGACGGAACTGCCCGCAACGTCTTGTCAGTGGTGGGTTTGCAGGTTCCCGTTTTGGGGGTGCCTACGGGGGTGAAGATGCACAGCGCGGTTTTTGCCCTAACGCCTGTGGCGGCGGCGCGGGTTGTAGCCCGTTTTTTGTGGCGGGGGTTGCCTTTGCATGAGGCAGAGGTTATGGATGTTGACGAAGCGGTTTTTCGAGAAGGCAGAGTATCCGCTCATCTGTACGGTTACGTACTGGCGCCTTATGAGCCGCATTTGATTCAAACGAACAAACTCGCAAGCCCCATGACCGAAAGCGAACTAGAAAACCAAGCCGCCCTTGCCCTATACATCATAGAAAACATGCAACCCAACACCCTCTACATCATCTGTCCTGGAACCACCACCCGAACCATAGCCGACCTGCTAGACCAGAAAAAAACGCTGCTGGGTGTTGACCTTTTTGTAAACAAGAAAATTGTAGCCAAAGACGTAACTGAAACCCAACTCTTAGACGCGTTGCGTGGGGCTGAGGCGGTGCAGGTTGTGGTGACTCCAATTGGCGGGCAAGGGTTTGTTTTTGGTCGCGGAAACCAGCAGATAAGTCCTCGGGTTCTGCGGGGGGTGGGTTTGGATAACGTGGTGGTGGTTGCTACTGAGAGCAAACTGCGTGGTCTTAAAAGCTTGAAAGTGGACACGGGCGACGCCGCGTTGGATGCCGAGTTGCGGGCACGTAAAATGCGGGTGATTTCGGATTATGGGGTTGTGCGCCAACTGCACGTGGAGTAA
- a CDS encoding amino acid-binding protein, producing the protein MRCCTETYLMWNNIKRHMEAYPERLKVAHVLVENGLSIKDKKIYLNQIEIPPVRIARAANVDRRTVNETTNLIKNTPELKQIFEEIRPAGHSLKEIAKHLNLGVVEISVEDAKAHGILSKTATALTEGGLSIRQAIVDDPELSPEPKLAFIVEKKIPGELISELLKIKGVAKVSVY; encoded by the coding sequence ATGCGTTGCTGTACAGAAACGTACCTGATGTGGAATAATATCAAAAGGCACATGGAAGCCTACCCTGAAAGGCTAAAAGTAGCCCACGTCCTAGTCGAAAACGGCCTAAGCATCAAAGACAAAAAAATCTACCTCAACCAAATCGAAATTCCCCCCGTACGCATCGCCCGAGCCGCAAACGTAGACAGACGCACCGTAAACGAAACCACAAACCTCATCAAAAACACCCCCGAACTCAAACAAATCTTCGAAGAAATCCGCCCCGCAGGACACTCCCTCAAAGAAATCGCAAAACACCTCAACTTAGGCGTCGTAGAAATCTCCGTCGAAGACGCCAAAGCCCACGGAATCCTATCAAAAACCGCAACCGCCCTAACAGAAGGCGGCTTAAGCATCCGACAAGCCATAGTCGACGACCCCGAACTCTCACCCGAACCCAAACTCGCCTTCATCGTCGAAAAAAAAATCCCAGGCGAACTCATATCCGAACTTCTTAAAATCAAAGGCGTCGCCAAAGTCTCCGTATACTAA
- a CDS encoding cyclophilin-like fold protein: protein MSRIKIKFVVEGLGEAEGELVRFLAPRTVETIVGKLPLEGRAALWKEEVYFEVPLQLGGEKAKAKVETGTIAYWPMSSALCIFYGKSQPYSPVSKLGKITKNLEIFEKIKSGTPIRVTLLD from the coding sequence GTGTCTAGAATTAAAATAAAGTTTGTTGTTGAGGGTTTAGGTGAAGCAGAGGGCGAGTTGGTTAGGTTTTTGGCTCCGCGCACTGTGGAAACAATTGTTGGCAAGCTTCCTTTGGAGGGGCGTGCGGCTCTTTGGAAAGAAGAGGTCTACTTTGAAGTTCCCCTGCAACTGGGCGGCGAAAAAGCCAAAGCGAAAGTGGAAACAGGAACCATAGCGTACTGGCCCATGAGCAGTGCCCTGTGCATTTTCTATGGCAAATCCCAACCGTACAGCCCCGTAAGCAAACTGGGCAAGATAACAAAAAACCTGGAGATTTTCGAGAAGATAAAAAGTGGAACCCCGATACGGGTTACGTTACTAGATTAG